Below is a genomic region from Pseudarthrobacter sulfonivorans.
TGGGGACTTAACGTGACCAAGCAGGAATGGTTCAAGTACGGTGCGCTCTTTCTGCTGGCCGTGGTTGCCTTCGGGGTGGCAGGTATCGCCCTGACGAATCCGCGCGGCCCGGGCGAAGCCGTAAGCCCTGTGACGGCAAGCTCCCCGGTGGCCACGCCGACTGCTACGGCAACACCCGCACCCACAGTCGCTGCAACGGCCCAACAGCTGAAAATCCAGCTCCCCGCCCAGCCCGTCCTCCTGATTCTTGGCGATTCGTACACTGCCGGTGACGGCGCGGACCAGCCAGACCAGGGGTGGGCGTACGTTGTTGCCAACGCACTCGGATACCCCACCAACATCGACGGCGTAGGCGGAACCGGGTTCGCGTGGGGCGGTGGCGAGCAGGACAACCTTGCCCAGGAATACGAAGTCCGGTTGCAGGAAATCGCTGCGAACCCGACCTTCGTCCCCAACGTCCTCATACTGCAAGGCGGCCAGAACGACGCCCTGATCACCAGCCCTGATGAAATCCAAACCGCCACGGCGCAGACCATCGAGGCGGCCCGCACGTTGTGGCCCGGCGTCCAGGTAGTGGTTCTTGGGCCCTCGGCCCCCCATCCGTTAGCGGAGGAACTGCAAGGTGCGAACAGCGCCGTCCGCGCCGGGGCCGCAGCCGCCGGTGCTCCGTTCATCGACGCCTACGAGGCCGGCTGGTTCACGGGTGCCAACAGCCCGGGATTCGACTTTGACGGGGCGCACCCGAACACCGCCGGGCACGCGCATCTTGCAGAGAAGTTCCTGGAGTCCTGGGCCACGCTGATTCAGTGAGCTGCCTCCTGCGGACGCGGCGATGCCTCCTGGACACCATCTACTAACGCGTATCAACATCCTCAAACACCAGAAAAGTCTGCGTGTCCTGAACGCCCGGCATCGCCTGAAGCTGATCGAAAATCACGCGCCGCAGGTCGGTGTTGTCGATGGCGCGCACCAGCAGGATCACGTCAAAATCGCCGCCCACGAGTGCGATGTGGTGGACCTCCGGGATCGCGCGCAGCTGCTCGCGCAGCTCACGCCATGAATGCTGGCTTACCTTCAGCGTCACGTAGGCGGAGGACTTCAGCCCGGCCTTGATGGGGTCCACCAGGGCCGTGAATTTGGTCAGCACACCTTCGCCGGTCAGCCTGGCGATGCGGGTGTACGCGTGGGCCCGGGAGATGTGGACATTCTCAGCGACCTGGGTCACGGACATCCTCCCGTCCCGGGTGAGTTCGCCGATGATCCTGCGATCGACGTCGTCCAGCGGCACCTCGCCGGGCTCGCCTTCAAGTCGTGCCAATTCGTCCACCGCTCCCGCTCGTTATCCAGATCACATTCCAATTCGTCTTCCAGACTAGGTCCATCCGGCCGAACCTTCCACGATTCGGCGAAGTACTGGATACGAAAGTTCCTTCAGGACAATACTGGGAGTGACTAGTGGCTACAGAAGGACGGACCAATGACGATCTCCGCGGACCACACTGCGCCGGACCAGGCCCAAAGATTGCCGGCTGAAGATGCTGCATCGGAAGCGGTGCGCAAGTTCGGCATCACGGTGGAGGACTACATGCTGCCGGCCCGCCACCAGATCCAGATGGTGGACCAGGACGGGCAGCTCAAAGCAGAAGGCGAGCAGGGCACAGAGCCCGGCCACGAGTACCCCCTGCCCGCGGATGAGGAACTGCTCGCTGCCTACGAGCAACTCGTCGTCGGCCGCCGCGTCAACGACCAGAACTCGGCGCTGGTCCGCCAGGGCCGCATGGCTGTGTACCCGTCCAGCCACGGCCAGGAAGCCTGCCAGGTGGCAGCCGCACTCTGCCTCTCCGACGGCGACTGGCTGTTCCCCACCTACCGCGACGCCGTGGCGGTCATGGCCCGGGGGGTTGATCCCGTGGAGACCATGACCATCTTCCGGGGCGACTGGCACAGCGGCTACGATCCGGCCAGACACAAGGTGGGCATCCAGTGCACGCCGCTCACCACCCAGCTGCTCCATGGCGTGGGTGTTGCGCACGCGGCAAAGCTCCGCGGTGAGGACACAGTAGTCCTGGCCATGTGCGGGGACGGCGCCACCAGCGAAGGCGACTTCCATGAGGCCCTCAACTTCGCCGCCGTCTTCCACCTGCCCGTTGTCTTCTTCGTCCAGAACAACAAGTACGCCATCTCGGTTCCGCTGGCGCACCAGTCCGTGGCGCCGTCGCTCGCCCACAAGGCCGTGGGCTACGGCATGGCCGGCGAGCGGGTGGACGGCAACGACGTGGTGGCCCTCCTCGCCGTGCTGGACCGGGCGGTGAAGCTCGCACGGGAAGGTTCCGGGCCGCTCCTGGTGGAGGCGCACACGTACCGGATGCAGGCACACACCAACGCCGATGATGCCACCCGCTACCGGCAGGACAGCGAGGTGGCCGAGTGGTTGGCCAAGGATCCCATCAGCCGGATGAAGACGTACCTCACCGGGCGCGGACTGCTGGACGACGACGGCGCCGCGCGGATCGCTGCTCACGCTGAGGACGTTGCCACTCAACTTCGTGAGGGGCTGGGTGAGGATGTTCCGGTGGACCCCCAGGAACTCTTCCGGCACGTGTTCTCGGTGCCCACACCGCAGCTGAAGGAACAGTCAGCCATGCTGGCCGATGAACTTGCCCGCGAAGCGTCGTCTGAGGAGTCGCCGAAATGAGTCCGACCATCACCACATCGTCCGAGGCGAACGGCAACGTCAGCGCAGCAACTGCCCGGGCGGCGGCTTCCGCCGCTTCTGTGGCTGAAGCTTCCGGACCGCAGGCCGTCACCATGGCCAAGGCCCTCAACACGGCCCTGGCGGATGCCATGCACGCGGACCCGTCCGTCCTGGTCTTCGGCGAGGACGTGGGCCTGCTGGGCGGGGTTTTCCGCATCACGGACGGCCTCACCAGGACCTTTGGGGAGCAGCGCTGCTTCGATACGCCGCTGGCCGAGTCCGGCATTGTGGGCATGGCTGTGGGCATGGCCATGAACGGGATGCGGCCGGTGGTGGAGATGCAGTTCGACGCGTTCGCGTACCCGGCGTTCCAGCAGATCGTCAGCCACGTGGCCAAGATGCACAACCGAACCCGAGGCTTGGTAAAGCTGCCCATGGTGATCCGGGTTCCCTATGCCGGCGGGATCGGGGGAGTGGAGCACCACTGCGACTCCTCCGAGTCCTACTATGCCCACACCGCGGGCCTGAAGGTGTTCACGCCCGCCACCGTGGCCGACTCGTACCGGATGCTCCGCGAAGCCATCGATTCGGACGACCCCGTTATGTTTATGGAGCCCAAGAAGCTCTACTGGTCCAAGGACCTGGTGGACCTTGAGGACCTTGGGGCGCAGCACGCCGCCAACGCGGCAGCCGGGACTTCCTCGGAAGGCCGGGCCGCCGTCGCCCGTCCCGGGACCGACGCCACGCTCATCGCCTACGGACCGTCCGTGCCCACCGCTCTGGCGGCGGCCGCTGCCGCCGCTGAGGAGGGGCGCTCGCTGGAAGTCATCGACGTCCGCTCCATCGTTCCCTTCGACGACGAGACCGTGTGCGCCTCCGTCCGGAAGACCGGCCGGGCCGTGGTGATCGCTGAGGCGCACGGCTTCGCGTCCGTATCCTCCGAGATCGTGGCGCGCGTACAGGAACGCTGTTTCCATTACCTCGCCGCGCCCATCCGCCGCGTAACGGGATTCGACGTCCCGTACCCCGCACCGAAGCTCGAGCACTACTACCTGCCCGGCGTGGACCGCATCCTCGACGCCGTAGACGACCTCCAGTGGGAGAACTGACCATGAGTGAACCGAAAGTATTCCTGCTCCCTGATCTCGGCGAAGGCCTGACCGAAGCCGAACTGGTCAACTGGCTCGTGTCCGTGGGCGATGAGATCCGCGTGGACCAGCCCATCGCCGAAGTGGAGACGGCCAAGTCCATGGTGGAAGTCCCGTCCCCGTACGCCGGCACTGTCACGGTGCTCCACGGCGAGCCCGGCCAGACACTGGACGTGGGCAAGCCGCTGATCTCCGTGCTTCCGGTGGGGGCTCGGGTGGCCAGCGCGGATGATGCCGCCCCCGCCCCTTCGCCGGACGGCATTGCTGCAA
It encodes:
- a CDS encoding alpha-ketoacid dehydrogenase subunit beta, with amino-acid sequence MSPTITTSSEANGNVSAATARAAASAASVAEASGPQAVTMAKALNTALADAMHADPSVLVFGEDVGLLGGVFRITDGLTRTFGEQRCFDTPLAESGIVGMAVGMAMNGMRPVVEMQFDAFAYPAFQQIVSHVAKMHNRTRGLVKLPMVIRVPYAGGIGGVEHHCDSSESYYAHTAGLKVFTPATVADSYRMLREAIDSDDPVMFMEPKKLYWSKDLVDLEDLGAQHAANAAAGTSSEGRAAVARPGTDATLIAYGPSVPTALAAAAAAAEEGRSLEVIDVRSIVPFDDETVCASVRKTGRAVVIAEAHGFASVSSEIVARVQERCFHYLAAPIRRVTGFDVPYPAPKLEHYYLPGVDRILDAVDDLQWEN
- a CDS encoding thiamine pyrophosphate-dependent dehydrogenase E1 component subunit alpha; translated protein: MTISADHTAPDQAQRLPAEDAASEAVRKFGITVEDYMLPARHQIQMVDQDGQLKAEGEQGTEPGHEYPLPADEELLAAYEQLVVGRRVNDQNSALVRQGRMAVYPSSHGQEACQVAAALCLSDGDWLFPTYRDAVAVMARGVDPVETMTIFRGDWHSGYDPARHKVGIQCTPLTTQLLHGVGVAHAAKLRGEDTVVLAMCGDGATSEGDFHEALNFAAVFHLPVVFFVQNNKYAISVPLAHQSVAPSLAHKAVGYGMAGERVDGNDVVALLAVLDRAVKLAREGSGPLLVEAHTYRMQAHTNADDATRYRQDSEVAEWLAKDPISRMKTYLTGRGLLDDDGAARIAAHAEDVATQLREGLGEDVPVDPQELFRHVFSVPTPQLKEQSAMLADELAREASSEESPK
- a CDS encoding Lrp/AsnC family transcriptional regulator → MARLEGEPGEVPLDDVDRRIIGELTRDGRMSVTQVAENVHISRAHAYTRIARLTGEGVLTKFTALVDPIKAGLKSSAYVTLKVSQHSWRELREQLRAIPEVHHIALVGGDFDVILLVRAIDNTDLRRVIFDQLQAMPGVQDTQTFLVFEDVDTR
- a CDS encoding SGNH/GDSL hydrolase family protein produces the protein MTKQEWFKYGALFLLAVVAFGVAGIALTNPRGPGEAVSPVTASSPVATPTATATPAPTVAATAQQLKIQLPAQPVLLILGDSYTAGDGADQPDQGWAYVVANALGYPTNIDGVGGTGFAWGGGEQDNLAQEYEVRLQEIAANPTFVPNVLILQGGQNDALITSPDEIQTATAQTIEAARTLWPGVQVVVLGPSAPHPLAEELQGANSAVRAGAAAAGAPFIDAYEAGWFTGANSPGFDFDGAHPNTAGHAHLAEKFLESWATLIQ